One genomic segment of Hevea brasiliensis isolate MT/VB/25A 57/8 chromosome 3, ASM3005281v1, whole genome shotgun sequence includes these proteins:
- the LOC110662943 gene encoding uncharacterized protein LOC110662943, with product MEGGSPDQESVGSGTKRSSVSSGKSRNRKEFFYRFVDSEILTAKLEDWFESILEKSAAEKSAFDVPFELIELQKFDYALEGVSFQQLIRMPNAMYGSTSDAVEATAYLAIEDFLHASVKGLWEAFWSEDDPMPFSIACLYNANLKFYQAEKAIANGKLGGLCATGILLNNPRHPHGKWNQILELALLRPDIRSLSMGSDQLPSLSVLGEALFYAVRMLLSRSLSRLSFSESSNCVFLLLVDSQYGGVVKVEGDVNKMDFDVKNVYECSAEWIKEHCRVSVSPIDRIWNKLGNANWGDIGALQVLFATFHCIMQFAGMPKHSIEDLAADHGSRLQTRRVERQLGDTRVNGNGLFRFQHRSGSPEIVEVQDESIKVESEGLIMKLDVGSVLWLEDSDQRRGYQIADVLYNGELRYYIASPVEDPGKSLFLFVGSHPSQLEPAWEDMNLWYQVQRQTKILTIMRQKGLSSKYLPQLGASGRIIHPGQCRKPSLGGNCDHPWCGTPILVTSPVGETVADMVSASRFGLDEAIRCCHDCLSALAIASSAGIRHGDIRPENVICVRSGARHPFFVLIGWGHAILEDRDRPAMNLHYSSTYALQEGKLCSASDAESLVYMLYFSCGGPLPDMDSVEGALQWRETSWSRRLIQQKLGDVSTVLKAFADYVDSLCGTPYPIDYDIWLRRLRGNIHDEDHGKEVDTSS from the exons ATGGAAG GTGGATCCCCAGACCAAGAATCTGTAGGATCTGGGACAAAAAGGTCTAGTGTATCATCTGGCAAGTCTCGTAACCGCAAGGAGTTTTTCTATAGGTTTGTGGACAGTGAAATTCTGACTGCCAAACTTGAGGACTGGTTTGAATCCATATTGGAGAAGTCAGCAGCAGAAAAATCTGCATTTGATGTCCCATTTGAGTTGATAGAACTTCAAAAGTTTGACTATGCATTGGAAGGGGTTTCATTTCAGCAGCTAATTCGGATGCCCAATGCTATGTATGGTTCAACGTCTGATGCTGTGGAAGCAACTGCTTATCTTGCTATTGAAGATTTTCTACATGCAAGTGTGAAGGGTCTGTGGGAAGCATTTTGGAGTGAGGATGATCCCATGCCTTTCTCCATTGCCTGTCTATACAATGCAAACTTAAAATTCTACCAGGCTGAGAAAGCAATAGCTAATGGAAAGCTTGGAGGACTTTGTGCTACTGGTATATTGCTGAACAACCCTAGACATCCACATGGAAAATGGAACCAAATTCTTGAACTGGCACTTTTGAGGCCTGATATTAGAAGCCTTTCTATGGGAAGTGATCAGCTGCCTTCATTATCTGTTTTAGGTGAGGCTCTCTTCTATGCTGTACGCATGCTATTATCAAGAAGCTTAAGCAGATTGAGCTTTTCTGAGTCTTCAAACTGtgtctttcttcttcttgttgATTCTCAATATGGTGGGGTTGTTAAAGTTGAAGGAGATGTAAataaaatggattttgatgtgaAAAATGTTTATGAGTGTTCAGCAGAGTGGATAAAAGAACATTGTAGAGTCTCAGTCTCCCCGATTGATAGGATCTGGAACAAGCTTGGAAATGCCAACTGGGGAGATATTGGTGCTCTACAGGTACTTTTTGCAACATTCCACTGCATTATGCAATTTGCTGGGATGCCAAAGCATTCAATTGAAGATTTAGCAGCTGATCATGGTTCTCGCTTACAAACAAGAAGAGTGGAACGGCAGTTAGGGGATACTAGAGTCAATGGAAATGGTCTCTTTCGGTTTCAGCATCGTAGTGGATCTCCTGAAATTGTTGAAGTTCAGGATGAATCCATCAAAGTCGAGTCCGAAGGTTTAATAATGAAGTTGGATGTAGGGTCTGTATTATGGTTGGAGGATTCAGACCAGCGAAGGGGTTATCAGATTGCTGATGTCCTGTATAATGGAGAACTACGGTATTACATTGCATCTCCTGTTGAAGATCCAGGTAAATCCCTATTCCTTTTTGTTGGTTCCCATCCTTCTCAACTGGAGCCAGCATGGGAGGATATGAATTTATGGTATCAAGTTCAAAGGCAGACTAAGATATTGACCATTATGAGACAGAAAGGTCTATCTAGCAAATATCTACCACAGTTAGGTGCTTCTGGCAGGATTATTCACCCTGGCCAGTGTCGGAAACCCAGCTTAGGTGGAAACTGTGATCACCCTTGGTGTGGTACCCCAATTCTTGTGACCAGCCCAGTTGGTGAAACAGTTGCTGATATGGTAAGTGCCAGCAGGTTTGGTTTGGATGAGGCTATCAGGTGTTGTCATGATTGCTTATCAGCACTTGCTATTGCCTCTTCTGCTGGCATTCGGCATGGAGATATCAGGCCAGAGAATGTAATTTGTGTGAGATCTGGTGCAAGGCATCCTTTTTTCGTTCTTATTGGCTGGGGTCATGCTATTCTTGAAGACAGGGATCGTCCTGCCATGAATCTCCACTACTCTTCAACTTATGCTCTGCAAGAGGGAAAGTTGTGCTCAGCTTCGGATGCAGAGAGCCTGGTGTATATGCTTTATTTTTCCTGCGGTGGTCCTTTGCCTGATATGGATTCAGTTGAGGGGGCACTGCAATGGCGAGAGACCTCTTGGTCAAGGAGATTAATTCAGCAGAAGCTTGGTGATGTCTCAACTGTGTTGAAAGCATTTGCTGATTATGTAGACAGTCTATGTGGAACACCATATCCAATTGATTACGATATATGGCTAAGAAGGTTAAGGGGAAATATTCATGATGAAGACCACGGGAAGGAAGTTGACACTTCAAGCTAG